A stretch of the Vibrio gazogenes genome encodes the following:
- a CDS encoding XylR family transcriptional regulator: MTDLKPYPHNLYRQFIDHRYRITLLFNANKVYDREVIEGIGEYLQASQCNWDIYLEEEFTTHLENFHTWKGDGVIADFDNPQIRELLKDTTIPVVAIGGSYEHPSDYPDVPYVATDNQALIELAFQHLKSKGIENFAFYGMPEESWRRWSHEREQAFIQLLRREGYSGSVYRGNEVSPQTWQYDMNRLADWLQQLPTPVGIVAVTDARARHLLQVCDHLKLMVPDKISVIGIDNEELTRYLSRVSLSSVEQGCKEMGYQAAKLLHRLLTTAPEETEQLEALRQTRRLVPPTQVHARQSTDYQALKDPYVIQAMHFIRHHACKGIKVEQVLDYVGISRSNMEIRFKEECGHSIHQEIHNSKLRQARHLLATTSLPVAEIAELCGYPSLQYMYSVFKKHQQCTPKEFREQHHDRWRHRDVL; the protein is encoded by the coding sequence ATGACAGATCTGAAACCTTACCCTCACAACTTATATCGTCAGTTCATCGACCACCGTTATCGAATTACACTATTATTTAATGCCAATAAAGTGTATGACCGGGAGGTAATCGAAGGCATCGGCGAATATTTACAGGCGTCGCAATGTAACTGGGATATTTATCTGGAAGAAGAATTCACCACGCATCTGGAGAATTTCCATACTTGGAAAGGCGACGGGGTGATAGCTGATTTCGACAACCCCCAGATTCGGGAACTGCTCAAAGATACGACGATCCCTGTTGTCGCAATTGGTGGCTCTTATGAACATCCATCCGATTATCCGGATGTCCCTTATGTTGCCACCGATAATCAGGCATTGATTGAGCTGGCATTTCAACACCTCAAAAGCAAAGGGATTGAAAATTTCGCGTTCTACGGGATGCCGGAAGAATCATGGCGACGCTGGTCTCATGAACGAGAACAGGCCTTTATTCAACTCTTACGACGGGAGGGATACTCAGGTTCAGTGTATCGAGGCAATGAAGTAAGCCCGCAAACATGGCAGTACGATATGAATCGTCTCGCGGACTGGTTGCAGCAGCTACCAACGCCGGTCGGCATTGTTGCGGTTACCGATGCCCGGGCTCGCCACCTGCTTCAGGTTTGCGATCATTTGAAGTTGATGGTGCCGGACAAAATTTCCGTTATTGGGATTGATAATGAAGAGCTGACCCGCTATCTGAGCCGTGTGTCGTTATCTTCGGTCGAACAAGGATGTAAAGAGATGGGCTATCAGGCTGCCAAACTACTGCACCGCCTGCTGACCACCGCCCCCGAAGAGACTGAGCAGTTAGAGGCGCTCAGACAAACGCGTCGGCTGGTTCCTCCGACACAAGTCCACGCTCGGCAGAGTACCGACTATCAAGCGCTGAAAGATCCCTATGTGATTCAGGCGATGCATTTTATCCGGCATCACGCCTGCAAAGGAATTAAAGTCGAACAGGTTCTCGATTATGTCGGTATTTCTCGTTCCAACATGGAAATCCGTTTTAAAGAAGAATGCGGGCATTCCATTCATCAGGAAATCCACAATTCTAAGCTAAGGCAAGCACGCCATCTGCTGGCAACCACATCATTACCGGTCGCCGAAATTGCTGAATTATGTGGCTATCCTTCACTGCAATATATGTACAGCGTGTTTAAAAAACATCAGCAATGTACACCGAAAGAATTTCGCGAACAGCATCACGACAGATGGCGTCATCGTGATGTGCTATAA
- the xylE gene encoding D-xylose transporter XylE: MKTGTNVIHLTLVVALGGLLFGYDTAVISGAVEALQNYFQLTATELGFAASSALIGCVLGAALSGYISNRHGRRGALIIAALLFLISAIGSAVPQHYWTFVIYRIIGGVGVGVASMVSPMYIAEVAPPARRGGLVAWNQFAIIFGMLVVYFVNYGIALLGSDNWLNDVGWRYMFASEVIPATLFFGLLFTVPETPRWLALKGRDNEAHSLLKAINPQQDVEPQWKEIKQSLVKVQRPGIIAAGYLSVLLIGIMLSVLQQVTGINVFLYYAPAILKSFSDSTTDIALLQTILVGAVNLSFTVLAIFTVDKFGRRPLMMIGAGLMAVSMLAIGTAAYLDAIGSYLLVFMLMYIAAFALSLGPVTWVLLSEIFPNSVRSRALSIAVLAQWFANFVVSQSFPMMNEKESFIFQQFHGGFPFWLYGIMGIFTVYFIYRWVPETKGKSLEQLEALWQRDSEQTGNRMKTAKLS, from the coding sequence ATGAAAACAGGTACAAATGTTATTCACCTAACGCTGGTTGTAGCGTTAGGTGGGTTGTTATTTGGTTACGATACCGCGGTCATTTCCGGCGCGGTCGAAGCACTGCAAAATTATTTTCAACTTACCGCAACCGAGTTGGGGTTTGCTGCATCCTCTGCTTTAATCGGCTGTGTTCTTGGCGCTGCATTGTCCGGTTATATCAGTAACCGTCACGGACGGCGGGGGGCATTGATTATTGCTGCGTTACTCTTTCTGATTTCCGCGATCGGTTCCGCAGTGCCACAGCACTATTGGACCTTTGTGATTTATCGGATTATCGGGGGTGTTGGTGTGGGAGTTGCGTCGATGGTTTCTCCGATGTACATCGCAGAAGTCGCACCACCTGCACGTCGCGGTGGATTGGTTGCCTGGAACCAGTTTGCCATTATTTTCGGTATGTTGGTGGTGTACTTCGTCAACTATGGCATTGCCCTGCTGGGCAGCGATAACTGGCTCAATGATGTGGGCTGGCGGTATATGTTTGCTTCTGAAGTGATTCCTGCAACCCTGTTCTTTGGCCTGTTGTTTACCGTACCGGAAACACCGCGCTGGCTGGCACTGAAAGGGCGTGATAATGAAGCACATAGTCTGCTGAAGGCCATTAATCCACAGCAAGATGTTGAGCCGCAATGGAAAGAAATTAAGCAGTCATTAGTGAAGGTTCAGCGGCCGGGGATTATCGCTGCGGGATATCTGAGCGTGTTACTGATCGGTATTATGCTGAGTGTATTACAACAGGTCACAGGGATTAATGTATTTCTCTACTATGCGCCTGCGATTCTGAAAAGTTTCAGTGATTCCACGACGGATATCGCCTTACTGCAAACCATTCTGGTGGGAGCGGTCAATTTAAGTTTTACCGTGTTGGCTATTTTCACCGTGGATAAATTCGGACGTCGTCCGCTGATGATGATTGGTGCCGGTTTGATGGCGGTCAGTATGTTAGCGATTGGCACCGCTGCTTATCTCGATGCAATTGGTAGTTATCTGTTAGTGTTTATGTTGATGTATATTGCCGCGTTTGCATTGTCACTGGGGCCGGTGACGTGGGTTCTGTTGTCTGAAATCTTCCCCAACAGTGTTCGTTCCAGAGCATTATCTATTGCTGTGCTTGCGCAATGGTTCGCCAACTTCGTGGTGTCTCAGTCCTTCCCGATGATGAATGAAAAAGAGAGTTTTATCTTCCAGCAATTCCATGGTGGTTTTCCATTCTGGCTGTATGGGATTATGGGGATATTTACCGTTTACTTTATTTATCGCTGGGTTCCGGAAACCAAAGGCAAGTCGTTGGAACAACTGGAAGCTCTCTGGCAGCGTGATTCAGAGCAAACGGGTAATCGCATGAAAACGGCTAAATTATCTTGA
- the xylA gene encoding xylose isomerase, translating to MTEFFKHIEPIQFEGTESENPLAFHHYDADRMILGKSMKDHLRFSACYWHNFVWPGADVFGAATFDRPWHHGGSAMELARLKADLAFEFFTKLGVPYYCFHDADVAPEGNSIKEYVNNFAEMVDILGQKQQDTGVKLLWGTANAFSHPRYMAGAATNPDPKVFAFAATQIFHAMSATQKLGGENYVLWGGREGYETLLNTDLRQERKQLGRLMQMVVEHKHKIGFKGTILIEPKPQEPTKHQYDYDCATVYGFLKQFGLEDEVKVNIEANHATLAGHSFHHEVATATALGIFGSIDTNRGDAQLGWDTDQFPNSVEENTLIMYEILKTGGFTTGGLNFDAKLRRPSIDAEDMFYGHIGGMDIMALALERAANMIENDLLSKHIAQRYADWSQSLGRQILSGEHSLASLAQFAVDNDIAPQKVSGQQEYLENLVNRFIYR from the coding sequence ATGACTGAATTTTTCAAACACATTGAACCCATTCAATTTGAAGGGACAGAATCAGAGAATCCCTTAGCATTCCATCATTATGATGCGGACCGGATGATTCTTGGCAAATCAATGAAAGACCATTTACGTTTCTCAGCCTGCTACTGGCACAACTTCGTCTGGCCGGGTGCGGATGTATTTGGTGCAGCAACGTTTGACCGACCATGGCATCACGGTGGTAGTGCAATGGAGCTGGCTCGCTTAAAAGCAGACCTTGCATTTGAATTCTTTACCAAGCTCGGAGTGCCTTACTACTGCTTCCACGATGCCGATGTTGCCCCTGAAGGCAACTCCATCAAAGAATACGTCAATAATTTCGCAGAAATGGTTGATATCTTAGGACAAAAACAACAGGACACTGGCGTCAAACTGTTATGGGGAACCGCCAATGCGTTCTCTCATCCACGTTATATGGCTGGCGCGGCCACCAATCCGGATCCAAAAGTATTTGCTTTTGCTGCCACTCAGATTTTTCATGCCATGAGTGCAACTCAAAAACTCGGTGGTGAAAACTATGTGTTATGGGGCGGTCGCGAAGGCTATGAAACCTTGCTGAATACCGATTTGCGTCAAGAACGCAAACAACTTGGCCGCTTGATGCAAATGGTTGTCGAACACAAACACAAAATCGGCTTTAAAGGCACTATCCTGATCGAACCGAAACCACAAGAACCAACCAAACACCAGTACGATTACGACTGTGCAACAGTTTATGGCTTCTTAAAACAGTTCGGGCTAGAAGATGAAGTGAAAGTGAACATCGAAGCGAACCATGCCACACTGGCCGGACACAGCTTCCATCATGAAGTCGCGACAGCAACAGCACTGGGTATTTTTGGTTCGATTGATACCAACCGCGGCGATGCGCAGCTTGGCTGGGATACCGACCAATTCCCGAACAGTGTGGAAGAGAACACGCTGATCATGTACGAAATTCTCAAAACAGGTGGCTTCACAACCGGCGGGCTGAACTTTGATGCCAAACTCCGCCGTCCATCCATTGACGCAGAAGATATGTTCTACGGTCACATCGGTGGTATGGACATCATGGCATTAGCTCTCGAACGGGCAGCAAACATGATCGAAAATGATCTGCTCTCCAAACATATCGCACAACGTTATGCGGATTGGAGTCAATCACTGGGTCGTCAAATTCTGTCAGGTGAACATTCATTAGCATCACTGGCACAGTTCGCTGTAGACAATGATATCGCACCACAGAAAGTATCCGGCCAGCAAGAATATCTGGAAAATCTGGTCAATCGGTTTATTTATCGGTAA
- the zntB gene encoding zinc transporter ZntB — MSQSAFIAALLFDGQGGAVELDQEQVNAWQPEQGTLWVHIDYANEQGCHWLAHQSGVGELVADALLSHDTRPRVSHVNEQSLIFLRGVNLSEGASPEDMVSVRIVIDAQRIISTRRRKLLSVSDLIESLHRGEGPVNPSDFLVRLCHYLTLRIDAVAATFEDRIAQIEELVLEAEDPAGQRKALMEIRRQTIHLRRYLAPQREAMLKMMAERKAWLLADDRLYLQESTDRLMRSVEELDAVRERAVVTQEELVSQVNDQINQRMYVMSLIAALFLPLGFLTGLLGVNIGGIPGTDNPSAFLWFSAMLVVVMFIILGFFKLKRWF; from the coding sequence ATGAGTCAAAGTGCGTTTATAGCAGCTTTATTATTTGATGGGCAAGGTGGTGCGGTTGAGCTGGATCAGGAACAGGTCAATGCCTGGCAACCTGAACAGGGCACATTATGGGTACATATCGATTATGCCAATGAACAGGGCTGTCATTGGTTGGCGCATCAAAGTGGTGTCGGCGAATTGGTCGCGGATGCCTTACTGAGTCATGACACGCGTCCGCGGGTGAGTCACGTCAATGAACAATCATTGATCTTTTTACGTGGTGTGAATCTGAGTGAGGGTGCGAGCCCTGAAGATATGGTCTCGGTGAGGATTGTCATTGATGCGCAGCGGATTATTTCTACCCGGCGGCGGAAATTGCTATCGGTCAGTGATTTAATTGAATCTCTTCATCGGGGAGAAGGACCCGTCAACCCTTCTGATTTTCTGGTGAGATTGTGCCATTATCTGACATTGCGGATTGATGCCGTGGCCGCCACGTTTGAAGACCGGATCGCGCAGATTGAAGAGCTTGTGCTTGAGGCAGAAGATCCTGCCGGACAACGCAAAGCGTTGATGGAAATCCGGCGTCAGACGATTCATTTACGGCGTTATCTGGCTCCGCAGCGTGAAGCGATGTTGAAAATGATGGCTGAGCGCAAAGCGTGGTTACTGGCAGATGATCGGCTCTATTTACAAGAGAGCACGGATCGGTTGATGCGTTCTGTTGAAGAACTGGATGCGGTGCGTGAGCGTGCGGTGGTGACTCAGGAAGAGTTGGTCAGTCAGGTGAATGATCAGATAAACCAGCGGATGTATGTCATGTCGCTGATTGCAGCATTGTTTTTACCGCTTGGATTTTTGACCGGGCTGCTGGGCGTGAATATTGGCGGGATCCCGGGGACGGATAATCCCAGTGCCTTTCTCTGGTTCTCTGCCATGCTGGTTGTGGTGATGTTCATTATTTTAGGGTTCTTCAAGCTCAAACGTTGGTTTTAG
- a CDS encoding DUF2834 domain-containing protein, which produces MKVKYLYLILCVFGTLLPFTQLIPWVTEHGIDISLFIQELFSTRIGGFFGWDVIISAVVLLVFIFTESKRIHMRYLWLPVVATLSIGVSLGLPLFLYLRQIHMDSKT; this is translated from the coding sequence ATGAAAGTGAAATACCTTTATTTAATTTTGTGCGTTTTCGGTACGTTATTGCCTTTCACTCAATTGATACCTTGGGTTACGGAGCATGGGATTGATATATCGTTATTCATTCAAGAACTATTCTCTACAAGAATCGGGGGCTTTTTCGGTTGGGATGTCATTATTTCAGCCGTCGTTTTGCTCGTTTTCATCTTCACTGAAAGCAAGCGTATCCATATGCGATATCTCTGGCTGCCTGTGGTCGCGACATTGAGCATTGGAGTGTCACTTGGATTGCCGTTATTTCTTTACCTGAGACAAATCCACATGGATAGCAAGACGTAA
- a CDS encoding nucleotidyl transferase AbiEii/AbiGii toxin family protein, translated as MKKLKEQFLEVSDALALGNPAIIEKDYWVVALLAALEHLTFETHQMVFSGGTALAKSNVKILRMSEDVDIKLIPTDEFNLLGRDKRKAKRKELVQQLEDALTHQASHFSIEYRNVRDEYRYVEFELKYPQQFSQAPCLRPIIKLELMETIPLLQVEQRGIQSLVAELYKQPQEVNDFACISVLSTLVEKIISMLRRTMLVKRYPDRKDDATLVRHIYDVYCIEFNQKFDFDALKSLFQTVLVEDVKRFGNQHAEFVAEPIQELRLGIQELETNPLFRERFTDFVTPMVFNTDTPDFDTCFASFKRIAQSLMNHH; from the coding sequence ATGAAAAAACTAAAAGAGCAATTTTTAGAGGTTTCCGATGCTTTAGCGCTCGGAAATCCTGCCATCATCGAAAAAGATTATTGGGTAGTGGCTTTACTTGCTGCGTTAGAACATCTCACTTTTGAAACGCATCAAATGGTGTTTTCCGGTGGAACTGCCTTAGCTAAATCCAACGTCAAAATCCTCAGAATGTCGGAAGATGTCGACATTAAATTGATCCCAACAGATGAGTTTAATTTATTAGGGCGTGATAAGAGAAAAGCCAAACGCAAAGAGCTTGTACAACAACTCGAAGACGCGTTAACTCATCAAGCCAGCCATTTTTCTATTGAGTATAGAAATGTTCGTGATGAATATCGCTATGTTGAATTTGAGCTCAAATACCCACAACAATTTAGTCAAGCACCTTGCTTACGTCCAATTATAAAGTTGGAATTGATGGAAACGATTCCTTTGCTTCAAGTTGAGCAGCGTGGCATTCAATCACTCGTTGCAGAACTGTATAAACAACCTCAAGAAGTAAACGATTTCGCTTGTATCTCCGTTCTGTCTACATTGGTCGAAAAAATCATTTCGATGTTGCGCCGTACTATGTTGGTCAAGCGATACCCCGATCGAAAAGATGATGCTACGCTCGTTCGTCATATCTACGATGTTTACTGCATTGAATTCAACCAAAAATTCGACTTTGATGCCCTTAAGTCTCTTTTTCAAACCGTATTAGTAGAAGATGTGAAACGGTTTGGCAATCAACATGCAGAGTTTGTCGCTGAGCCTATTCAAGAATTACGGCTAGGGATACAAGAGTTAGAAACTAACCCATTGTTTCGTGAACGATTTACAGACTTTGTAACGCCAATGGTATTTAATACCGATACACCAGACTTCGATACTTGCTTTGCCTCGTTTAAACGCATCGCCCAGTCACTCATGAATCATCATTAG
- a CDS encoding DUF6088 family protein, producing MTAADRINQKLKRSRRYVFERKDFEDIASYDQIGRALNQLIKQGELMKIGYGLYTKARINRLTGRLMPTNPGGSDAILREILKMKGVDFEVDSLSQQSLAGKSTQIPSSVQYSWNPKQFNRKLVVGNRVLNSPS from the coding sequence ATGACGGCAGCAGATCGAATCAATCAAAAGTTGAAGCGTTCAAGACGGTATGTTTTTGAGCGCAAAGATTTTGAAGATATTGCCAGTTATGACCAGATCGGGCGTGCTCTTAATCAATTGATTAAACAAGGTGAGCTGATGAAAATCGGCTATGGCCTTTATACTAAGGCACGTATAAACAGGCTCACGGGCCGTTTAATGCCAACGAACCCAGGCGGCTCCGATGCGATTTTACGTGAAATACTAAAGATGAAAGGTGTCGACTTTGAAGTCGATAGCCTATCACAACAAAGTCTTGCAGGTAAAAGCACTCAGATACCCTCTTCAGTGCAATATTCTTGGAATCCTAAGCAGTTTAATCGCAAGCTGGTTGTTGGTAATCGCGTTCTAAACTCGCCCAGTTAA
- a CDS encoding DUF3307 domain-containing protein has protein sequence MSDFLTVFIAFLLIHLIGDFYLQPGRWRAAKQKATYRAPELYIHALLQGIALSVPALVLGMGWPSTVCLIAIVVLSHWVIDLWQASRHQHRLTHMMVEQTLHVLVFALIALHMTTDITIDAILGYDKFSDGMLVALAYVLILKPTSVVIGSILNKYSMTVTDNHPQMNGLVAGGELIGYLERILILTFTLVGSYAAVGFVFTAKSIFRFGELNKSDSRSLTEYVLIGSLLSVVIATLVGTLVSLGLDIKMK, from the coding sequence ATGTCTGATTTTTTGACGGTTTTCATCGCGTTTTTGCTGATTCATCTGATCGGTGATTTTTACCTTCAGCCCGGACGGTGGCGGGCAGCCAAGCAAAAAGCCACCTATCGTGCCCCTGAGCTGTACATTCATGCGTTATTACAGGGCATTGCACTATCTGTACCGGCCCTCGTGCTCGGGATGGGTTGGCCCTCAACGGTTTGTCTGATCGCAATCGTTGTGCTCAGTCACTGGGTTATCGACCTGTGGCAAGCCTCGCGACATCAACATCGATTGACACACATGATGGTGGAGCAAACCCTTCATGTTCTGGTGTTTGCCCTGATCGCCTTGCATATGACAACAGACATCACAATTGACGCAATACTCGGGTATGACAAATTCTCCGACGGCATGCTGGTCGCCTTGGCGTATGTCCTGATCCTCAAACCCACATCGGTGGTGATTGGCAGTATCTTAAACAAGTATTCCATGACCGTGACAGATAATCATCCGCAGATGAATGGCCTTGTCGCCGGTGGTGAGTTGATCGGTTATTTAGAGCGCATACTGATCCTGACGTTTACGCTGGTCGGGAGCTACGCTGCCGTCGGTTTTGTCTTTACTGCCAAATCAATTTTCAGATTCGGTGAACTGAACAAATCAGACAGTCGCAGCCTCACCGAATATGTTTTGATTGGCTCTTTATTATCAGTCGTGATCGCCACCCTTGTCGGCACGTTGGTCTCACTCGGCCTTGATATCAAAATGAAGTGA
- a CDS encoding allantoate amidohydrolase, whose translation MSQSEGARMQAAHRATQVMERIQTLASFSAMPNGILRAYLTEEHRQAHQQLAQWMTQTGLETWQDEVGNQWGRKVSAHPSMPTLIIGSHSDTVVNAGGYDGPLGILLAIEALDALKDVDLPFHVDVVAFADEEGTRFQTTLLGSSPVAGMWNPALLDRQDKDGISIGEAMSRFGLDPDKVVNAGRNPEETLAYLEVHIEQGPLLESLDLPVGVVTAIAGAKRFLIDVSGVAGHAGTVPLPLRHDALCGTAEMIACIEAFATEHEIVATVGKCEVRSAAVNVIPGQVQFSLDIRSQSQQKLDLCTPLLMAQLAAIADKRSLTMTQEQIYQAQAVPCSDRLQQVWADVVESVTGKDVCYLASGAGHDAMVMANLAEMGMLFVRCEKGISHNPRENVETQDVAVALDCLINMICSLAPSCAGID comes from the coding sequence ATGAGTCAATCAGAAGGAGCGCGTATGCAGGCAGCACACCGGGCAACACAGGTGATGGAGAGAATTCAGACATTAGCCTCATTCAGCGCAATGCCAAATGGCATTCTACGGGCTTATCTGACTGAAGAGCACCGTCAAGCGCATCAACAATTGGCGCAGTGGATGACTCAGACGGGGTTGGAAACGTGGCAGGATGAAGTGGGCAATCAGTGGGGTCGAAAAGTCTCGGCACATCCCAGTATGCCGACGCTGATCATCGGTTCGCACAGTGATACCGTGGTCAATGCCGGTGGTTATGACGGCCCGCTGGGAATTCTGCTGGCGATTGAAGCGTTAGATGCTCTCAAGGACGTTGATTTACCGTTTCATGTCGATGTGGTGGCGTTTGCCGATGAAGAAGGGACTCGTTTTCAAACCACGTTGCTTGGTTCCAGCCCGGTTGCCGGGATGTGGAATCCGGCATTGTTAGATCGTCAGGATAAAGACGGGATCAGTATTGGCGAGGCGATGAGCCGGTTCGGACTTGATCCTGATAAGGTGGTTAACGCTGGCCGAAATCCTGAAGAGACGCTTGCTTATCTGGAAGTCCATATCGAACAGGGGCCACTGCTGGAAAGTCTTGATTTACCGGTTGGTGTCGTGACTGCGATTGCCGGGGCGAAACGGTTTCTCATCGATGTGTCTGGCGTTGCCGGTCATGCGGGGACGGTTCCTTTGCCGTTACGCCATGATGCATTATGTGGCACCGCTGAGATGATTGCCTGCATTGAAGCCTTTGCGACCGAGCATGAAATCGTCGCGACGGTGGGCAAGTGTGAGGTGCGTTCTGCTGCCGTTAATGTGATTCCCGGACAGGTGCAGTTTTCACTGGATATTCGGAGTCAGTCTCAACAAAAACTGGATCTCTGTACGCCACTGCTGATGGCACAATTGGCCGCCATTGCTGATAAGCGCAGCTTAACGATGACTCAGGAACAGATCTATCAGGCACAGGCTGTTCCATGTAGTGATCGGTTACAACAGGTCTGGGCAGATGTGGTCGAATCAGTAACCGGCAAAGATGTCTGTTACCTTGCCAGTGGTGCCGGTCATGATGCGATGGTGATGGCAAACCTTGCCGAGATGGGGATGTTGTTTGTCCGCTGTGAAAAAGGCATCAGCCATAATCCGCGAGAAAATGTAGAGACTCAGGATGTGGCGGTGGCGCTGGACTGCTTGATCAACATGATTTGCTCTCTTGCACCATCTTGTGCCGGTATTGATTAA
- a CDS encoding pyridoxal-phosphate-dependent aminotransferase family protein — METNPLFETLNPPQRMLMGPGPINAYPRVHQAISSALIGQYDPVMTGYMNQVQTLYRNVFETQNQQTFLVDGTARAGIEAVLVSVLQPGDKVLIPVIGRFGHLLCEIAHRVGAAVQTIDIEWGEVCPPEKVEAAIREFQPKMLATVQGDTSTTMNQPLAEIGEICQRHGVLFYCDATASIAGNALKVDEWHLDAVSAGLQKCLGGPSGSAPVTLSEQCVAVINRRKRVEAGIRTEAHQDGEDTPILSNYFDLAMVMDYWGPERLNHHTEATSMLYAARECARLYLEEGATQVIARHQQAGRAMAVGLEAMGLTLFGNQQYKMNNVVGVYIPEQVNGEQVRQELLHRFGIEIGTSFGPLHGKIWRIGTMGYNARQECVLMTLAALESVLLKAKAPVAAGQAVAAAMDVFGA; from the coding sequence ATGGAAACCAATCCGCTATTTGAAACCCTCAATCCGCCACAACGGATGCTGATGGGGCCGGGACCGATTAACGCGTATCCTCGGGTTCATCAGGCAATCTCATCGGCGTTGATCGGGCAATACGATCCGGTCATGACCGGCTATATGAATCAGGTACAAACCCTTTACCGCAACGTGTTTGAGACCCAGAATCAACAGACATTTCTCGTCGATGGCACTGCCCGGGCCGGCATTGAAGCGGTATTGGTGTCGGTGTTGCAACCGGGAGATAAAGTGCTGATTCCGGTGATTGGACGATTCGGTCATCTGTTGTGTGAAATCGCGCATCGGGTTGGTGCTGCGGTGCAGACGATTGATATTGAATGGGGCGAGGTATGCCCGCCGGAAAAAGTTGAAGCGGCCATCCGTGAATTCCAGCCGAAAATGCTGGCAACCGTACAGGGTGATACATCAACCACCATGAACCAACCGTTAGCTGAGATCGGGGAGATCTGTCAGCGTCACGGGGTGTTATTTTACTGTGATGCGACAGCATCGATTGCCGGGAATGCGCTCAAGGTTGATGAATGGCATCTCGATGCGGTTTCTGCCGGACTGCAAAAATGTTTAGGCGGCCCGTCTGGTAGCGCGCCGGTAACACTCAGTGAGCAGTGTGTTGCGGTGATTAACCGACGTAAACGGGTTGAAGCCGGTATTCGTACCGAAGCGCATCAGGATGGTGAAGATACCCCGATTCTGTCGAACTATTTTGATTTAGCGATGGTGATGGACTACTGGGGACCGGAACGACTTAACCATCACACAGAAGCAACCAGTATGTTGTACGCGGCCCGCGAATGTGCCCGGCTCTATCTGGAAGAGGGGGCGACACAAGTGATTGCCCGCCACCAGCAAGCCGGACGGGCGATGGCGGTTGGCCTTGAAGCGATGGGCTTAACCCTGTTTGGTAATCAACAATACAAAATGAATAACGTGGTTGGCGTCTATATTCCTGAACAAGTCAATGGTGAGCAGGTTCGTCAAGAATTGTTGCATCGTTTCGGCATTGAAATCGGCACCTCATTCGGGCCGCTCCACGGTAAAATCTGGCGGATTGGAACCATGGGCTATAACGCTCGTCAAGAATGTGTATTGATGACGCTGGCAGCACTGGAATCTGTGTTATTGAAAGCCAAAGCTCCCGTTGCAGCGGGCCAAGCGGTTGCGGCAGCAATGGATGTCTTCGGTGCCTGA